The Oncorhynchus nerka isolate Pitt River linkage group LG3, Oner_Uvic_2.0, whole genome shotgun sequence genome includes the window ACCTCAGCGAGCGCCAGGGCAGAGAGGGGTGTGTCCTCGGCAGGTTTCACCACGACGGTGCAGCCCGCGGCCAGGGCAGCACCCACTTTCCTGGTGATCATAGCACTGGGGAAGTTCCACTGTGGGGGGGAGGCTAGATTAGGTGCTACGCAGGAAGTGAAAAGCATTACAGAATTTCAGCTCTCCAGGACCGAAGTTGGACATCCCTGACATATAGTAGATGGATGAAGCATTACAGCTCACCGGAGTGATGATTGAGGCCACGCCCACAGGCTGTTTGAGCAGAAGGATCTTACGGTCCTTGGCAGCCGAGGGCACAACATCCCCGTAGACACGGCGTGCCTCCTCAGAGAACCATTCCAGGAAGCCGGCAGCGTAAGCAATCTCCCCCAGGGACTCCTTCATGGGCTTGCCCTAAGAGGTGCAGAACACACAAGTGGTTTACAACTCAGAACGAAATACAAATCATTACAAGGACAGCACCCCTGTTGCATCTAGCAAGACAATACTCACACACTCAAAGGTGATCAGCTTAGCAAGGTCCTTCTTGTTCAACGTCAACAGATTGTACCATTTCCGTAGAAGGACACTTCTTTCCTAAGGAAGAAAACATTAAATCAGATCATGGAATCAGTAAGTTGCATGATTCACAAGAATCTGGAAGACTCCATCTGGTCTTATTAGCGCTCCCTGAAACTAGCAGCTCCTGATAACAGAGATGGAACTTGATGCAACAATGTGTGCTGTGTATTAAGAGTGTATGAGGTGTTGATGGTGAGTGGTGACTCTGGCTGTAGCCTTTCCACTCACTCAGTCTCTCCCGCTCTGAAGCATTGCTTCACATGCATGGCAGCAGAGCATTTATTTGCATTATGAAAATTGGACAGAGAGTCAGAAAAGGGGGGATGGATAAAAAGACAAGAGGGGGGGGGTTATTGGCTGCATGGACAGAAGAAAACCAGTACAATGAGTCTATCTTTACCAAATCAAAGACAAAACTGGAGTGAACAGGATTCTCCCCAAACTACAGTATAAGATGTTGGAGTCAGACTTTGATATTCTCTCACTGAGTGATGTATTAATATGGCAGTGAGTGAGTCGCGCTTAATGATTGCATAATCACTCATGGATTAGAGATCGACCGattaagttttcataacaatcagtaatcggcatttttggacactgattatggccgattacattgcaatccacgaggagactgcgtggcagtctgaccacctgttacgcgagtgcagcaaggagccaatggaaagttgctagctagcattaaacttatcttataaaaaacaatcaatctgaacacaatcactagttaactacacatggttgatgatattactagtttaactagcttgtcctgcgttgtatataatcaatgcggtgcctgttcatttatcatcgaatcacagcctacttcaccaaacgggtgatgatttaacaagtgcattcgcgaaaaaagcacaatcgtagcaccaatgtacctaaccataaacatcaatacctttcttaaaatcaatacacaagtatatattttttaaacctgcatatttagttaaaagaaattcccgttatcaggcaatattaactagggaaattgtgtcactgcTCTTGCATTCAGTGTAAGCAGAGTCAGGGCCAcctgcagcagtttgggccagcTAGCTCATTGCGAACtatgtgaagaccatttcttccgaACAAAGACCATCATTCATTTGctagaattttacataattatgacataacattaattaaaggttgtgcaatgtaacagcaatattgagacttagggttgccacacATTCcataaaatacggaacagttccatatttcactgaaagaataaacgttttgttttcaaaatgacagttgctggatttgaccatattaatgaccaaaggctcgtatttctgtgtttattatattataattaagtctatgatttgatagagcagtctgactgagcggtggtaggcagcagcaggctcgtaagcattcattcaaacagcactttcctgcgtttgccagcaactcttcgcaatgcttgaagcacagtgctgtttatgacttcaagcctatcaactcccgagattaggctggcaatactatagtgcctataagaacatccaatagtcaaaggtacagttgaagtcggaagtttacatacacttaggttggagtcattaaaactcatttttcaaccactccacatatttcttgttaacaaactataggtttGGAAAGTcagtgcattgctgcaggagggactagtacacctcacaaaatagatggcatcatggagggaaaattatgtggatatactgaagcaacatctcaagacatcagtcaggaaaccAAATTGAACCTGTTtccttatttatttgagactaaattgatttttatttctgtattatattaagttaaaataagtgtttatctaatattgttgtaattgtcattattgcaaatatatatatatatataaaccggCCGATTAATCTGTATCGGCCTTTTTCGTGccccaataatcggtatctgcgTTGAAAAATCGTAATCGGTTGACCTAATGGACAGTAAAACAAAAACACGCCTGCAACCTGGAGTGGCTACTTTGCGGGCCAAGTAGTTCTTTGGCCAGGCTATTATAGAGCGTAGACTGCAGTACAGGCCCCAAAACAATTAACCCTGTGGCATAGGCTATGATGCTTGTAATAGATGTCATTGTGCACTATGACTGTCTCTATTTGGTTATTATATTCTGCCTAACGTGCATGTCAGTCACAAGAGTTAAGGAAAGCAGCTGTCACACTGTTGATTTCATGCGACTAGGAAATGTGGGGAAAGCGGTGGTGCTGATGAAGAAGGAAAACAATATCAATATGCTATTCACAGAATTGTGGATCGTGAACTGTCAGGTTTGTGGATCGTGAAGTCAACTGTCTTTCAGCATAATTAAAGTAGAGGCCTACTTTCGCTGTGTGATGTTTCCAGGAGTAGAATGCCTTATAAGCTGCGTCGACAGCTAGTTTAGCTTCTGCTGGACCGCAGTCGGCGACGTTCGCAATCTCTTCGCCCGTCGCTGGGTCCAGCACTGGGAAGGTAGAGGGAGCATTGATCCATTGCCCGTTCACATAGCCCTGCGTTCGGAGAAGCTGAGCAGAAATGTCGAGGCTGTATTGTCGATGCATGACAAATGGTAGGCCGAACTGGCTGAGGAGACACCGACTTCTTAGGTGGCAGAAACTACCCATAGCAGGAGAATAGCTTTGTCCACAAGAGGTTTCAAGTGGAATGCTGTCTCGCTCCGTCAGGCAAAGAAAAACTGCTGCAGTGACTGGTGAATTTGAATAAGGTTGTCGTCCGTGGATAGATACGAGTTTGAACCAGTCTTGAAAGGCGGTCGATTTAAACACGtgatcatgcacacacacaatacattactGACTAAGTTAAACCATAATTAGTGTGCCCCTTCGCTCAAAATAGATACATTGTAACACAAATGGCATTATCGAAAGCAGTACATACATGTATTATTTGTATTGACTGCAAGTGCTACAATACGTTACAATGCAAATACAGTATCTAAGATACTAGGCTAGTTATAGTTGTGAAATAAGCGAATGTATCGATAAAtagtttgttacgttacatcgTCTGCCTTTCCCACTGCCATTGGTGTTTAGCTGGCCAATCCACGCGCTTGGATATCTTCTCTTGCGTCCAATAAGAGCCAGCAAACTATAACCAGCTTCCCTGAAATGTAGGCATGTGTGCATTGCATCATTAGTAGTCTTAGATCTGTCAAAGTTCAGTCCTTTCAGTCTCAAGTCGACTTTAAAGGCTAAACTGACTAATCTATAAATCACATTGCATCAGCTACCCAATGGGCTTGTTCAACATTTCAGCAGACTGACGACTaatgatctacaaatcaccttgcatcataaataatGACTCGTTATTAATAATCAGACAGCTCGAACCACCCcgtttataattaagcaataaggggACACAAGGCGGAGtgccactgctcaaaaaaataaagggaacactaaaataacacatcttagatctgaatgaatgaaatattcttattaaatacttttgtctttacatagttgaatgtgctgacaacaaaatcatacaaaaattatcaatggaaatcaaatgtatcaacccatggatgtctggatttggagtcacactcaaaattaaagtggaaaaccacactacaggctgatccaactttgatgtaatgtccttaaaacaagtcaaaatgaggctcagtagtgtgtatggcctccacgtgcctgcagagcagcatacagtagatggtatcgagtacagtatatacatatgagatgagtatgtagacaaagtaaacaaagtggcatagttagtggctagtgatacatgtattacataaggatgcagtcgatgatgtagagtacagtatatacgtatgcatatgagatgaataatgtagggtaagtaacattaaataaggtagcattgtttaaagtggctagtgatatatttacatcatttcccatcaattcccattattaaagtggctggagttgggtcagtgtcaatgacagtgtgttggcagcagccactcaatgttagtggtggctgtttaacagtctgatggccttgagatagaagctgtttttcagtctctcggtcccagctttgatgcacctgtactgacctcgccttctggatgatagcggggtgaacaggcagtggctcgggtggttgttgtccttgatgatctttatggccttcctgtaacatcgggtggtgtaggtgtcctggagggcaggtagtttgcccccggtgatgcgttgtgcagacctcactaccctctggagagccttacggttgagggcggagcagttgccgtaccaggcggtgatacagcccgccaggatgctctcgattgtgcatctgtagaagtttgtgagtgcttttggtgacaagccgaatttcttcagcctcctgaggttgaagaggcgctgctgcgccttcttcacgacgctgtcagtgtgagtggaccaattcagtttgtctgtgatgtgtatgccgaggaacttaaaacttgctaccctctccactactgttccatcgatgtggataggggggtgttccctctgctgtttcctgaagtccacaatcatctccttagttttgttgacgttgagtgtgaggttattttcctgacaccacactccgagggccctcacctcctccctgtaggccgtctcgtcgttgttggtaatcaagcctaccactgttgtgtcgtccgcaaacttgatgattgagttggaggcgtgcgtggccacgcagtcgtgggtgaacagggagtacaggagagggctcagaacgcacccttgtggtgcccccgtgttgaggatcagcggggaggagatgttgttgcctaccctcaccaccaattggattcaggtctggggaacgggcgggccagtccatagcatcaatgccttcctcttgcaggaactgctgacacattccagccacatgaggtctagcattttcttgcattaggaggaacccagggccaaccgcaccagcatatagcatatggtctcacaaggggtctgaggatctcatgtcggtacctaatggcagtcaggctacctctggcgagcacatggagggctgtgcggcccccccaaagaaatgccaccccacaccatgactgacccaccgccaaacaggtcatgctggaggatgttgcaggcagcagaacgttctccatggcgtctccagactgtcacgtgctcagtgtgaacctgctttcatctgtgaagagcacagggcaccagtggcgaatttgccaatcttggttcTCTGGCAagtgccaaacgtcctgcacggtgttgggctgtaagcacaacccccacctgtggacgtcgggccctcataccaccctcatggagtgtttctgaccgtttgagcagacacttgcacatggggcggcagggtagcctagtggttagagcgttggactagtaaccggaaggctgcaagtttaaacccccgagctgacaaggtacaaatctgtcgttcttgcccctgaacaggcagttaacccactgttcctaggccatcattgaaaataagaatttgttcttaactgacttgcctggttaaataaaggtaaaatcaaatttgtggcctgctggaggttattttgcagggctctggcagtgctcctcctgctcctccttgcacaaaggcggaggtagcggttctgctgctgggttgttgccccctcctccacgtctcctgatgtaccggcctgtctcctggtagcgcctccatgctctggacactacgctgacagacacagcaaaccttcttgccacatctcgcattgatgtaccatcctggatgagctgcactacctgagccacttgtgtgggttgtagactctgtctcatgctaacactagagtgaaagcaccgccagcattcaaaagtgaccaaaacatcagccaggaagcataggaactgagaagtggtctgtggtccccacctgcagatccactcctttattgggggtgtcttgctaaatgcctaatttccacctgttgtctattccatttgcacaacagcatgtgcaatttgtcaatcagtgttgcttcctaagtggacaatttgatttcacagaagtgtgattgacttggagttacattgtgttgtaagtgttccctttatttttttgagcagtgtatattggcaATATTCCACaaacccgaggtgccttattgctattatcaactgattaccaacataattagagcagtaaaaaaaaaagtcataCCCCTGGTAttcagtctgatataccacagctgtcagccaatcagcatttagggtctgaaaccacccagtttataatactgtTTTGATGCTCTTGAATGCAGCCAAAATGATTTAGTCCctgctatctgggatccttgggacatccctaaACCCCATTGAAGTTTCAatgtaaaatggttaaggtaggAACGTCCCAAGGATTCCAGATCGTACTGACCAATATTGTTTGTAGCTTAGTCAGGCAGTCACAATTTACATGACATCAAGGTTTTGATGCGCCGTAACAGGGCCAATATCTTAACTGTTTACCACCTTAGTAACGAGTGTCTTTGCTTTAGTAAAACACTAGATAGACAAGTGTTTATTCAAAAATCTGATTTAATTTATATGCAGAACATTGGAAGACAATTTCATTCAATGACACTTTGTCAAAGGTATATTGACTAAAAAAATCCAACTCTTCATTGAGCAAGGTAACAACTACATAGATCATCATGTACTGCATACAGAGACAAAATAAGGACTAAAACAGGAGCTCATCAAAAGTAAATGATTCACAAATGTACACATTTACATATAAAAACATGAAGTCTTATAAATGCAATCAAGGATTATGTTTGAAGAATTGACCGTGACAATACTTTTCAAAACTCAATTGAACAGCTCGCCATGCAAATCCATGACACAAAATGCCTAGGAGGAAGGGAAAAGGGGTGGCATCATTagtccaaaatgttttgcaacagaaaccgTTTACTAAAAACAGAACTTTTATTGTTCAAATTCCTGTAGGTCCCTCCCCGTTTGGTtctagtgaatacaccccagcatacatacatacataccactGCCTTGTTGCAATAAAGCTGTTATATGTGCATCAAAACCACAGAGGGAAAGAGTTGAAATCCTCCACAGAAGACAGAGGCAGTGGATAGCTATGGTGAGGGGCCTTATTCTATTTTGACTGGTCAAGTCaagaaatacatttaaaatcaacCATGTGTGAATTCATGCATTGCCTGAGGACATGTTTCCATTTACAGTGACCAACCTCGAATCTCTAAACACGGTTCGTTTAGCCTAAATACCCATTGCTTGGGATCAGTAGAAAAACTGTAAAGTGTATTAACAAAGCACAGATTATTAACAAGCAATGACTCAAAGGCATAAGCCTTAAGTAGCATATTAAATATGACCTAAGAGAAGTGTGCAGTCAAGTTggaaatgacataatacagaaacaAAAACATTTTGATACACATGAAGTAAAACTCTGGTTTGAGCAGTTCTAAGGTAGGCACATTCTTTTGATTATCCTTTTCCAGCATTGGACCGTTCACACAGTTATTTGTCACAAGGACAGTTGTCATGTCCTTTAGGAAATCAGctgcaaaaaaaacaaaacaagacTGTTATACAAAGAAATCAGTCTGACAACAGATAAAACAATTGAAAAGCATTCACACAATTTTGTGTGGGGAATGACTTAGACTTTAGTAGTCTAGAAGCACAGTGCTGCTATTCCAGAACACCAAGGGAGGACAGGTAACTCACCGTTTTTACTGTCTGCTTGACATAGTCCTTTCTGCTGGTCAGGTCATAGTCTGGGTATGTGTCATACACCTGGGGCAGAGAAGTTGTTGCCTTAGACTTTTACAGGTAAGCCAACCATCATTGTGATATCAAATCAGATATGTTTGAGAAGCAAACATACCTTCTGGCAGATCTTCTTCATGGTCATCTCCTCCAGGTTGGCGTCTTTCAGCAGCCTCTTCACCGTCTCCTTCAGCTGCTCATCTGTTGGAGGCTTCTTGATCATTTTGATCAACGGCTCATCGTCGTCCGAGCTGTCGAGTGCTGTTATTTAGGAAAACAAGCAGAGAAAAACATAACAATATGCATTAGGCTACAGGTTGCCAATGACGTATGAAACGTGCTATAAAAGTACAACTACATTCTTACCATTGCCCTTGCTGGCAGTatttttctgtttgttactgCTGCTGTCTGCTTTCTTGGTCTTAGCTGCTGGCTTGGCCGGTGCTGCCCTCTTAGCTGCTGGTTTCTTTTTTGGCTGAGGACAAATCAATCCATTAGTTCAAGATAAAAAAGACAAATGGGTAAAAACCCTATCCAGATATTATAGACGTGATCTGTTACATACAAATATGGACACAAACCCAAACTGTTGACTTTTGTATTCACAAGAATTGCTGTGAGTTTAGCAAATCCAAAATCTGGGACAGATTGACAGAAGAGTCTCACCTTCTCAACTTCACTCTCGCTGtcttcctcatcctcatcatcatccttGTCTGAATCAGACTCAGACAGGTCGGAGTCTTCCACTTTTGTTTTCTTTTTGGCAGGAGCTGCCTTCTTTGCTGGTTGCGCGCGCTTTCTGGAAGGTGTTCTCTTGCCCTTGGCTGGTGGATTTGACTTGGGATCCTGATTGTTAGGAGAGAAGGGACTTCTGTGTTTAATCTTTGAGTGACAGAACAGGCTGACAGTTCTAGAATATTTATATAGTGGCACTAGTATCGTCCAAGACCAAATAAGGGAAATATCAATTTCCAATGGACAATACCTATCAGTTTACATTACAACATTTCAGTTTCTCACCTCATCGTCTTCAGAATCATCGGTATCTTCATCGGTCGTCACCTTTTCCACCTTTCCCGATTTCCCGCTCCTCTTTTCAGCGTCCGACTCGTCTTGTTCAACTGTGACTCCTTGCTcgtcatcctcatcctcatcactgCTAGAATCAGTGACGATGGCTTTGGACTTGCTCTCTGCTTTGACCTTCCGGGGGCTGCTGGATGTACTCCTGGCCTTAGCCTTGGTCTTGCTCTTAGAGTCTTTGGTTGAGATATTCTTCTTCGACTTCTTCTTTCTCTTTGAAATCACAGGCTGCAGATGGGAAGGATATAATTATAGGTAGGGCCTATACCTTTTTGAAGACCTCATTGGTGAACAGTTCAGTTTTCTATTCTATTTGACAAGACCAAACTCAAGAAATGTGTACCTAGCTAAAGAACAAAGACCAGTCACTCACATGAAAACCACTGTTCAGGACAGTTTATTTGAAAAATAAAGAGAAGACCTGTAACTCACCTTTCCTGATATTCTGGGACTAATGAGGAAAGTCATGATCCTATCGATGAGGACTGACTGGTTTCCACCCTTCTCCAGGTCCAACACTTTACAGATGGTCCTCAACCGTACGCATGTTATCCTGAATCAGTGCACACAATTACTAGTCattaattataattataataacaGAGTAAGTTTGATCCACAATCACAACAATATTTCTGATCATGTTTAAATATGTTTCTTCGTTAAAGCTGTTAGAAGCACCTTATGTGGAACAATCTTAAAAATGTTCTTAAAATTGGACGTGTTGGTGCCTCTAGGGatattcagaaagctgattggagGACCTttttactgatgaatgtgttcaTTTCTTATGACCGTGTTTTTCTTTCTGGTTGCATTTTGCATTATATTTTGATGGGTGTGTCTGTCTTCTGTAATTCGAGGCTCATCTCTAAGAGACCTTGATCTCAGTACGACTCCCTGATAAAATAAGGTGAAAattatacagtaccaatcaaaagttgacacacctactcattcaaaggtttttctttatttgtactattttctacattgtagaatattgaagacatcaaaactatgaaataacacatatggaatcatgtaaccaaaaaaaaaaagcGTTAAACataaaaatgttttacatttgagattcttcaaagtagccaccctttgccttgacagttttgcactcttggcattctctcaaccagcttcacctggaatgcttttccaacagtcctgaaggagatcccacatatgctaagcacttgtttgctgctttttcttcactctgtgttccaactcatcccaattgggttgaggtcaagtGATTGTGGAGgttaggtcatctgatgcagcaccccatcactctccttattggtcaaatagcccttacacagcctggaggttattgtcctgttgaaaaacaaatgatagtgggactaagcccaaaccagattggatggtgtatcgctgcagaacgctgtggtagctatgctggttaagtgtgccttgaattcaaaataaaatcacagacagtgtcaccagcagagcacccccacaccacctccatgcttcacagtgggaaccacaccaTAAAGAGattatccattcacctactctgcatctcacaaagacacggtggtgttgactcatcagaccaaaggacaaatttccactggtctaatgtccattgctcatgtttcttggcccaagcaagtctcttcttattggtgtcctttagtagtggtttctttgcagcaattgggaccatgaaagcctgattcacacagtctgaacagttgatgttgaggtgtgtctgttacttgaattctgaagcatttatttgggctgcaatttctgaggtgtaGTTAACTAacaaacttatcctctgcaacagagccaactctggatcttcctttcctgttgcgGTCCTCTTGGGAGCCAGTTTCATGATagcgcttgatgggttttgcgactgcacttgaagaaactttcaaactcttaaaagtaatgatggactgtcttttctctttgtttatttgagctgttcttgccataatatggacttggtcttttaccaaatagggctatctt containing:
- the LOC115103377 gene encoding protein DEK-like, which translates into the protein MTEAMDEKMEVCPLSDEMEKEQKVEDLADSPYKAQKPRNEMSRDITLSQIVEGKREKKTVQRLDFQVAKPAKVLKVENGGGDKLGDIARVNHHLGKLKVPDLKPLHTILFDMPGKIATMRKNMRLFNGFPFEVDSDPYIKKKERMMRITCVRLRTICKVLDLEKGGNQSVLIDRIMTFLISPRISGKPVISKRKKKSKKNISTKDSKSKTKAKARSTSSSPRKVKAESKSKAIVTDSSSDEDEDDEQGVTVEQDESDAEKRSGKSGKVEKVTTDEDTDDSEDDEDPKSNPPAKGKRTPSRKRAQPAKKAAPAKKKTKVEDSDLSESDSDKDDDEDEEDSESEVEKPKKKPAAKRAAPAKPAAKTKKADSSSNKQKNTASKGNALDSSDDDEPLIKMIKKPPTDEQLKETVKRLLKDANLEEMTMKKICQKVYDTYPDYDLTSRKDYVKQTVKTLIS